The DNA segment TTAGCTGGCGTATCTCATCTGTGAGCCATGGAGCAGGATCCCTGGTTACTCTGCGATTTTTTAAAGGAGCATGCTTTTCAaaaagagagattatattgtgaTTTAGAATGACCAACATAACATTAACATCGTTAGTATGGAATATGTGCAGCCAGTCTAGATTAATTGCATCATTGAACAAATTGTGGTAGTTGATATTCTTATAATCTCTGTAAGTGATTATTTTAGGTTTGGGTTTGGGCctcttaatattataaactagaaATATCATATCATGTGCAGAAAGGCCTGGAAAGGGGATCTGCCCATGGCACACAGCTGCTCTCTTATCAGCAACTGCAATAAGATCAAGCAATGTGTCTGAAGTGGATGTATGGTGCGTAGCTTGGAGAGGCAGCAAGGTCATACCATTCGCAAAAAACATAGTGGTAAGTTGTATTTTGTCGTGAGTATCAGGTCCAAGAAGGTCAGTATTAAAGTCACCCATGATAGCAACATGTTCATAGGGCACCATCAGCTCAAGTAGTGCTTCCTCAAATTCTGACATGTACCCAATATGAGGCGGCCTGTAGCAAACTGCTATTAGCATTTTAACTCCGttacacttaacctcaataaacatgtattcaGGTCTAGCTGCACGGGAGGTATCGGAGGAGAACTTATGAACAGGCAGCAGAGAACGCTTCACAAATGCGGCAACCCCTCCCCCATTCTTGTGCAGTCGGTCATTCCGAATGAGCACATAATCTTCGAGTGCAACAAGTCGATTTGGGATTGTTGGTTTTAGCCAGGACTCAGATATCAGAATGATGTCACAATCTTTGTAAAGGCTGAtaggtggagaaaaaatgatgagcTCTATAATCTGTATGGACAACCGAGCATTGTTACTGAAATTAGAAGAGCACGTATTCGTTGGTTGGGCCATGTGGAACGTATGCCGGAAACCCGTACAGCACGTTTATATGTCTCTGTATCAGCAACCAGGGGCACAGAGAAAGCGAGGCTGACCACGCAAGAGATGGTTGGACGACGTGGAGGCAGACCTTCAATCCTTGGGCGTGAGAAGGTGGAGACAGCGAGCACAGGACAGACATGCATGGAAAAggcttgtggaggaggccaaggctcTTCGAGGGCCGTAGAGTCAATGAATAGTAGTAGCAtgaatatgataaattattcagtTCCGTGTTAAAATtttcatctgataaaaatatttctccactattttaaaataatttttttcaatcaagaatattataatttcttcagcattattcagttaatttaatcattttttattttattttcaaccacctattaaatttgtttttcaaatacaatGCCTGTCATACAggcagacaaaagaaaatccgagttaaaacatacaatttatattgtagtatCCTAAAGTATTTTCCTTTTAACAAAGGAATATTCAATTCTGAGAAACCAAAGCAAAGGCCCTTGTGCGCGCATAAATCTCGAAAAGTGCACCCGAATCTCACTACCAAACACAGCACACGTTCTCTGCATTATCATGGTCTCTACCCCAGCCCCCTTCCGCAATAACCAACCTCGTGCGCCTCAAAGCGGTAAAGGATCAACTGACTGCAACCCGTTCTGTGTAATCAAACAGTCATTGAAATCAAtgtaaatttgataattatgttcaaatgaaatgatttttctccttttttggctatatttagaattttcatgTTGTATTCTAAACacgtttaataatttaaattgtactAATAAATCAGTTTGACTGCATTAAAATTCTTGTTCTTTTTACTATCAAacgttttattatcaattttagttaCTCCCAATTGCAATTTTAAAAGAGTATTTTctcataaaaattacaaatattttttaataataagctACCAAATACCACTAgtatttagaaataatattactataTACTCCAAAACGGTGTAAAAATAGGcatcaatttaaacaaaatttccGCTGTTGCTGGGGAGTATTCCAGACCCCCCGGTGGAGGGCCCCGCAAATCAGCCATGGCCGAGAGACCCCAGCTGAGCCAGACCGCCCCTGGTCAATATGTTTAATTTGTTTATTCGATACTGAATTAAATTGGCTTTATTATAACACAGAATTGGTGTACAATTTCTTCAAGTATTTTGTTATTTAGCACACAATATTGTAATCATGTATTGtgaaattattctttattcctTCTCGATGTTGGAATAAGTCGTACTACCagaaatatttgataaaaaatgctCTTTTCATGAAATGAACGTCTTTTCTGATTTTGTGTTACTTTTGAGTGCtccaaaaattattcaattgagacttgataataattcaacgCAGTTCGATAATAAACATATTTAATAAAGATAACAGTAATGTACATGAACGTACGTAAAATCTTATATgatataaaagtaataaaatatacaaatgTCTATTATAATCACAGTAGTAATATATTAGGTTTTACACAGCCCGCTAAACATTGAAACGAAAAACCCCTATACCCCACTTAGATCTAGTATTGAGTGTCGAACTGGCTTCATCATGAAGTTCTCGGGAGCATTTTGTGTTTTCTAAGAGTAGATTCCAATGATTTAGTACTTTGCAGGCCGAAGCTGTCCAAACATACTCTGTCCATGTCAATGATTCTGAAAAAGAAGaatttacatttgaaaattcagaataaaatataacaaggTTGAGAGGTTATTCATTCTACACACTGGATAAGCACTTTTGAAAGCATTTTATATTTCAGCCTCTttctattagaataataattaaaaccgATATCAGATCGATAAAAGGAAGGACCACCTCTAAATATAGATCTTCTTCAACCCTATTTTACAATCTGGttgtgaaataatattttccaaaatcCAAATTCTCATCAATAAAGGTACTCAAATTACTGAGAAAACTCCTTTTTacaatcaaattgaattaaaataacgACTATTTAAAATATCATACTTGAATGAAGCATTTTATTGTGATTGCAAATGATTTGTAAACGTTTTTAGTTTCATGTATCAATAGAATACAAAGAGAACAAAAATATCTCCAAATGAACATGCTCTGTTAACTTAATTTTTATGTAACCTTTCTATAATAAAGTTTCGAAAATAATGATATCATTCGCAACTCTTTATCTTCTGTGAGTCTCTTTTCAAAGAtgattaaaattttaagaaaaaattgaatgttgatgaatcaacaataacttTTGATTGCCATCATTTGAACATATAATTGAAAATCCCTCTCAGCATAATAGTGTCCTCTACAACCTTCGTTCTATGTGCGATGGGAAAATATAAACGAATTTTCTCAAATGCTGAGACAAGTTTTGAAATCAAGCAGCAATCGAAATTTCCAAATTAGATAGTGTTCATCTGTATAGagcataaatttgtttttcattcttAGTGTTCATCTGTATAGagcataaatttgttttttattcttaaaTGTGGAATGATTGTGAGAAGATCAGAGCTGGATATGAATTTCTTGGAGAATCTTTAATCTGTGATAATTCTCAggagaaacttgaaaatatctTCGCGAATACAACCTACTCTAAGCTAATATCAACtttattgaaaatcaataacGCCATTCGCGCCGTGTGTGAATTCAGAAGGAGCTTATTTATTTCGAATAGTAAAATGTTAGTGAAGTGTCCTCTTGATAATATAGTCCTACCTGATGAGAAAAGTTCAGTCATTGATATTGGGATCTTTTCCAGCCAATGTGCAATGCCTGCTCAAATACTGATGAGAAAACTTGAATCCGATGGAAAGTTGATCTTTGATAGAaaatttacgaatgacgcatcatcatgtttgaactactggactgattaaattgaaatttttcatatatttttaatttacaaAGGATGATTATAGACCTATTATAAATTGTTCAAGATTTCAGTcggtcaagtttttagtttagcaagtttttaattagacccttgcagagcacgggttacctgctagttgacAAAAGTTTTGGAAGAGACACAACCTGATGCTCGGTTGAATAAACTGCTTCGGAGAGGTAGATTTGAAGACAAGAAAAAATTCTGTACATTTTTTGTATATTCAAATCGTTTATCGTGCTGAAGCGGATCGGATGTTTGAGAAACTGATGCCTTGGACTTAATCAGAAACTGTTACTGTAATGAAGTTATTGTACTTCTTGAACTGATTTAGGATATCGAATTTGTCGGTGATCTGTGACTGTATCCATGCTATCACAGCAGACGTCCGTGACATTCAACTCAATTGTGGAATAAAAAGGGTGAAGCAGACTCTGGATAGAAGCGATCTAAGTGAGGAGAAAAGAGCAGCAGTTGACCGCAGAGCGCTTCTCAAGCTTTATTCGGTTATGGGATCAGTTGTGCTGCGTCTCAACACCTTTATCAAGATACAACAATCGCCGTCGGGTCCATTTGACCGCTGGATTCCATTCTGAAGAGCCAACTTACTATTCGAAATCCACGAATACCTCAGAAAGGGTGAGTTAAATGCTGTAAAGACTATTTGGTGTAGACATTGGAATGGAATCCGTAGCCAACTGAAACTTAAGGTAGCCATCGAAATGCTGAGTGATGTGCCACATTCAATATCAGTGCAAGAGTCAGCTGAATGGACTagagaattgattgaaaatgttCTGTTGAACGCTCCATCATGTCTGGAGAGCATCGTTGATTGGACCGTGGAGAAAGCATTATCCTACGATCTCATCGATAAAGATATTTGGCTAGAAAGAGGTATCAGTGTGGCTGAGCTTATGCTTGATATTCTACTTAAACTGGAGGAGTCAGAGGCGTCAGTTGGACTAAAGCCTATTCTTATAATTGTTGTTGCTGTCATTGCATTCACTGTACTCCTAGAAGGGGTAGAAGGGGTGATTTGATTTGTCAACTAGTTAAACGGGCATGAAATGATTTTATCTACCCTTTCGAGGTTCATAGtttgattaattattgagaATCTACCTTCCGCCAGACATGCTGCAGAGGAACTTCCAGTAGGAGGAGCGCAGATTGTGCGGCTCCAACAGAGCAGCGTGGAAGAGCACAGCTGTCGACAGACAGTGAAAGAAAATACTCGCCTGTGGAAGCTCGGGCACATATCCCTTGCCTGTGCCAACATTGTACAAGATCTGCAACATTCATATTCCATATTTAATCCagcgaaatttcaaaaattgttcattatctcagaaacaaaaacaaaatatactgtacattgaataattttatattggTTATTCCTTCAAATTGTTTGTCGATTCAACCTAGTGAGATCAAACCTCTTTCATATAAATCTAGAGTGAAGGTTCCCAACACCTTCTTCTAATCAGAAGTAGTTGTAGTTTAGCCAAAAAGAGATAAAAGAGTTCATACATATATCCAAACAAATACTTTCcataatacaatatacaatcacataatcataaaattgtaCAGTACATACTACAATATAAGAGTATCTCATTATGATCCGTTTACATAGTGCAAATTTAACACTAATCTGAACATGAGAATTATATAAGGATCCTAAGAATAGATTTGGTTGAAATTGAGACTTTTCACAGTTTAGATATGTAGAGGTTATCttgtcatttattcattcattttacatttcataatacacaaatcatGTACATGATCAGATAAGGAACAACTGGTCTAGCCCAAAActtccctttccgaattttgtccaaaaaataggttatgttgcttcaccTTAtcgattcaaatcaaattttgagttcagaaatatacaaaccaaaattaaggatttgaatgtattaaaactgaaaataaatgaaatatcgCACCCAACTACAACCCAATGaacttgaaaacattgaattattagaaatgtttttaaCCAAAAACAAACACAAACTTACTTCTCAAATCACAGTCATGTTTTATATGATTGAGTTTTgtaaaagtaggttatgttgcttcagaaatattttgtttaaattgtatctgaaaaaattaaattattagaaaatgttgaaaaaaaaaaacacaaactcACTTCAGTCATATGATGTATATGATTGGATTCTGTAATTCGTTGGACTTATAAAGTGTTCATATTAATGTTGGTTCTCAACACTCATTCTGAACGTTacttaaaattcaaattttcacgCTCTCAATTTAATACAACgttgtgaaaaaataaaaaaattagacAAATGTatgattgagaatgaaaatagaTATTCTATGTTAAAAACAGAGATGGAATCCGTCAATATCAGAAGCTATCATCAAAGTACGATTATTTTACATACATTTACTATTTCAAAAACCATTGAACTGATTTATATTATTCTGCCTCTGTTTCTGAAACAGAAAGATTGGAAAGCATTCCTTAAGAGCCAGTGTAAGTTTAAACAGATCAGCAAGCTCGAAAAGAGGTAGAATATACTTGATTGAAGTGGATATTACTTTAATTGAATTGCCAGCTGACAAGATTAGCAGAAACAGATGGCTAGTGCTAGTTGTTACCTGGAGGGATTTCCACATCATGTAGAGAGCGACAGTGTTGTCGCGGAAGAAGCAGAATGCGAGTCCCCCCACCACCCCGGCCGGCACAGCTAGCAGCTCGTCGTCGAAACCCACCTGCCATCTCAGCAAGCAGCTCATCGCCTGCAAACAAAACGCTTGCTTCTATTTTCCTCCCACAATACAAAAAACTACATTCAAACTGCATATATAGAAACTGCATTGCATtagatatttttctattatgttGCAAATACTGAGCTGGATTCCCACACACCAGTATCAGTGAACGAGcccggtacagtgaaaatactAGTAAGCCCCtagctggagaactcgctcaaaatgtCTCTGATATTCTgtcagctgttctattgaaaGTGGTAGAAATTCAAGAAAAGTTGAATTGAGTTATTAATTGTATGCAATTGATAATCCAGCTGACAGCTCATTTGCAATTTGTAATGATATtcttcttatgcactttcaatgctaTACTGTTATTTTCTAAGAAACAACGAAGGACTGGGTCAATTTTGTTGGCCAACAAACTCAATCTGTATAatggttcaaataatatgtgttgaaaattaattgatgaaagCAATCAAAAAGTatcgtcgaacatacaaacGTGGCCATTAATATAGCTATGGGAGCTGAACAAAAACcttctattcaatttttgtgcAAAGCTGATTTAAATGTGTCCAAAAAATTTGGAGGTGGAATTTTTTAGTTTAAGAGGTTTTCCTGTAGCCTCCAGTGTGCCCGCTAACTGATTATGAGGTGGGATTTTCCAGGGAACAAGCATTATTAGAtgtgatttttttgtaatttgcagctttaatatacattaattaattatgaaagcACCAATAGTTTTTTACTTTAGagttgattttgaaaattcaaattaatatatttaggctactatgaaatataaatttgaatgaatgtcTATTTCGGTTTTATGGACATTTCTATTGGACGGGAAGGCGCCAACTAAGCTCCCCGACAGTGTAGCTCCCCGTCAGTAAAGCTCCTTTTAAAACCACTTTCGAGGGGATCTTCTGACGGCGTCAACTGAGCTCCTGAGAAAGGAGCTTAACTGACGGGGAGCTTGGATGTCGTGAGCGTccgaggagcttggttgtcgtctaCCAAGTCGGTAGACTTGTTGGTAGTCGGTCCCGACTAGTCCCCTCTGAACCAGAAGGGGGTTtgttgtcggggagactagttttCGCTAGCGTGCATTCATGAATCAGCTTTATTAAT comes from the Nilaparvata lugens isolate BPH chromosome 1, ASM1435652v1, whole genome shotgun sequence genome and includes:
- the LOC120353532 gene encoding uncharacterized protein LOC120353532 — translated: MLLNRWKRKILRRIYGPVLEADRWRKNDELYNLYGQPSIVTEIRRARIRWLGHVERMPETRTARLYVSVSATRGTEKARLTTQEMVGRRGGRPSILGREKVETASTGQTCMEKACGGGQGSSRAVESMNSSSMNMINYSVPC